The following coding sequences lie in one Apostichopus japonicus isolate 1M-3 chromosome 13, ASM3797524v1, whole genome shotgun sequence genomic window:
- the LOC139978248 gene encoding uncharacterized protein isoform X1: protein MASVVYHVDHARSGYNYGVPSMEKAEVNPHTTPQRRKTNNGISRIKVCVRKRPLSKREARHDEDVVQVAMNQRQISVKEEKLAVDLRKVTLVHKFQFDDVFPEEFSNNAVYERTIKPFLPFVLKGGKATCFAFGQTGAGKTHTLLGDANGKGLYQFAAEDLFELLKRDKSSDGLMVWISYFEIYCGQLYDLLNKRERIQALENGKHQVCIAGVNEIPVSGSQGLTQYIEYGNNVRSQGSSGVNATSSRSHAVLQIQLKDVSGNKLGRLSVIDLAGSERACDRGDPDKATRLEGAEINTSLLSLKECIRAMDQDQLHTPFRQSKLTQVLKDSLLGESQTCMLASISPASSSLEDTLNTLRYADRVKEINKLKPSPGLTPKTFSPNTTSTPLKGQRGLNPSTTRRTSLPAQRSSLKASPVIDQKRRSSVQSPSTRGHGDTSRARPGPARTPKRKTRKDSGETSVSDNVRQLRNQNVGKDGLEMSPGIYREVINEDPSLMRDRIVRENVSFEAQRKFVNPSVGEDGPERFFAEATNVRLENGFDESNVVQVNVSKDEETRKQRNRMVENFLSNSLPVWEDEKVEVVKLMPPPNLSFSWEVDNPHYVEQRENEREESRREILEESKTFDIFSYENPRYIDKTDESHINHRRVDLNSSASYATKGFQTSTDDFTEPVQSWRGVNGSSPEEERDGAGSPSSVATDSTMELLAEINQSLRNSSVSPIPDLRKPLSLEGMTYTEPWKRESNSEERKRVSERIETSSLTSDQINFKQVTRTEGMSRNDEQSERKSSTVEGKRQTDSWENEVRSAQNGRRNGQRQSEIEKRVHARVGGPQITSRSDTTDHQFKNHGIAYHTASRRHELRLTTTELTHSSGTDTMDMIRNGNLPHEYSTQGGASHRRANSKETSKMAEGVRHEKDGRLHLDSPDGYSPGEVPKMEMIIQDGKEREKEKEDYLEGYFNGRSTIDGDRLIEHTRYFTSQDVKEIDIINGKIVFADNITSLDELKELKEQHDHVKQDGDKSGRNKTKEMFLSGREQTVNDSKTSKINQSLDRSPDRRSNGVHKGLSKFHADENVVHVPRNIPDSHVNGKIQKKPVSNSPPMRRKVSSKEGNRDKVLPEERREATQTDRVVRESDVEKTKRKMVTDACSNSQNNVQMGNNLRLSEGSPSVDIVDESTSEGFRVHETHENGGWCECCSVSVQKQLWSHNESQELEGISIDDKLRLYDHVASTADPQRRSSLQIGSPNSVKKRNLRQRKSLPWLAAPRFDDQDGKVLGRQSVDTTTGQKEMFVSSVTVNINGHSINRIPKDEDGEEKNGESAKTFEKLIPKKAPSEEDGGRDANVDGVGGDVSKPQDIPPAKDINTNSKDHNLKQKKRKHRPRNVNSPNQSEDVRDKMENASKKPSSPGMTIYSTGGYVPTVFSLTQLPLHVNSGQEAKREPKKRSLKDKMSEKGIESLPSPKGFLQKSGMSKRGDEEGVRGSDKRQRETTTWAETAQSKMTKEERNLKDARKNGSGGDGEEVTPTKAAFFRETLQPVSNQWQYVTIDGRSPVSKVKLTPSGSEYEISTDKQTVTNGQDIQADMTGYNGIGYSHVSNSLRRNDDNLVDVKVGMKEEREALDQDEGDLRRRESEIKSKDGRKDNGSPGGQASMTFERVMRNKMETEGLEQDTSRGIGPISRTEEGKAKGRSSPKHLRREIEDDVELNGSRELVRGNIEIIVESLETENRKSQDNQMYEICDDEQSLKEENKIQDRSLDVDWAGEERRLLSPIPEGRTDDEVDDAGDRDPRDDTRPNSASEKATVSTEEPAVSKACTTSHLLVRAHQEQLEELQQLCDSGWSIINRLQLGEWDVYKYLTDSNDLIESQQRCITTFKDQLSIYTHCSTPDSPLNREGPGIS from the exons ATGGCATCTGTCGTATACCATGTTGATCATGCAAGAAGTGGCTATAATTATGGAGTACCATCCATGGAAAAAGCAGAGGTGAATCCTCACACGACCCCTCAGAGAAGGAAGACGAATAATGGGATCAGCAGGATCAAAGTTTGCGTCCGTAAGAGACCTCTCAGCAAAAGAGAGGCAAGGCACGACGAAGATGTCGTCCAAGTGGCGATGAATCAGAGGCAAATATCGGTGAAAGAAGAGAAGTTAGCGGTGGATTTACGGAAAGTGACCCTGGTG cATAAATTCCAGTTTGATGATGTTTTTCCAGAAGAATTTAGTAACAATGCTGTTTACGAGAGAACGATCAAACCATTTTTACCATTTGTTTTGAAAGG GGGTAAGGCAACATGCTTTGCATTCGGTCAGACTGGTGCTGGTAAGACTCACACCTTACTCGGAGATGCCAACGGCAAAGGACTCTATCAGTTTGCTGCTGAGGATTTGTTTGAGCTTTTAAAGAGAGATAAATCTTCCGATGGTCTCATGGTCTGGATCAGCTATTTTGAAATCTACTGCGGTCAGCTGTACGATTTACTCAACAAACGTGAGAG AATTCAAGCTCTGGAGAACGGTAAGCACCAAGTCTGTATTGCTGGTGTTAATGAAATACCAGTGAGTGGATCACAAGGTCTTACTCAG TACATAGAATATGGAAACAACGTTCGTAGCCAGGGGTCATCTGGGGTCAATGCTACCTCATCAAGGTCACACGCCGTACTTCAGATACAACTTAAAGATGTTTCCGGAAATAAACTAGGCAG ACTATCTGTCATTGATCTGGCTGGAAGTGAAAGAGCGTGCGATCGCGGAGATCCAGATAAAGCTACCAGACTAGAGGGAGCAGAAATCAATACCAGTCTCCTATCG TTGAAGGAGTGTATACGTGCTATGGACCAGGACCAACTTCACACCCCATTCCGGCAGAGCAAACTTACGCAGGTCCTGAAAGATTCACTCCTGGGAGAATCTCAGACGTGTATGTTAGCTAGCATCTCACCAGCTAGTAGCTCATTGGAGGATACACTCAATACTCTCAGATATGCTGACAG agTGAAAGAGATTAACAAGTTAAAACCTAGTCCTGGCTTGACACCCAAGACCTTTTCCCCTAACACTACCTCAACTCCTTTAAAGGGACAGAGAGGCCTGAACCCTTCAACCACAAGAAGGACGAGCCTACCAGCACAACGATCGAGTTTAAAGGCATCTCCAGTAATTGATCAAAAGAGAAGGTCATCTGTCCAGTCTCCGTCTACCAGAGGTCATGGAGACACCTCCAGGGCGAGACCAGGACCCGCAAGAACCcctaaaagaaaaacaaggaaagatTCTGGGGAAACAAGTGTCTCTGATAATGTACGCCAACTAAGAAATCAAAACGTTGGCAAAGATGGTTTGGAAATGTCACCAGGCATTTATCGAGAAGTCATCAATGAGGACCCGTCGCTAATGAGAGATAGAATCGTCCGTGAAAATGTTTCCTTTGAGGCACAGAGGAAGTTTGTAAATCCATCAGTAGGGGAGGATGGACCAGAGAGGTTCTTTGCTGAAGCAACAAACGTTAGGCTTGAAAATGGATTTGATGAGTCAAACGTTGTGCAAGTTAATGTTAGTAAGGATGaagaaacaaggaaacaaaggAACAGGATGGTTGAAAACTTCCTCAGTAATTCATTGCCGGTTTGGGAAGATGAGAAGGTTGAGGTGGTGAAGCTAATGCCACCTCCAAATTTATCTTTTTCCTGGGAGGTGGATAATCCTCATTATGTTGAGCAGCGAGAAAATGAAAGAGAGGAAAGCAGAAGAGAGATTTTGGAGGAAAGTAAAACGTTTGACATATTTAGTTATGAAAATCCAAGGTACattgataaaacagatgaaagtCACATTAACCATCGTAGAGTCGATTTAAATAGTAGTGCTTCATATGCGACAAAAGGATTTCAAACATCGACGGATGACTTCACCGAACCAGTCCAGTCTTGGAGGGGTGTTAATGGATCAAGCCCAGAGGAGGAGAGAGATGGTGCTGGTAGTCCGAGCAGTGTGGCTACTGACAGTACCATGGAACTCCTAGCTGAAATCAATCAGTCACTCAGAAATTCATCTGTAAGTCCTATCCCAGATTTGAGAAAGCCTCTCTCTCTGGAAGGGATGACATATACTGAGCCTTGGAAGAGGGAGAGTAACTCTGAGGAAAGGAAACGTGTGTCCGAAAGGATAGAAACCTCATCTTTGACATCCGACCAAATCAACTTCAAACAAGTCACAAGAACGGAAGGAATGAGCAGAAATGATGAGCAATCGGAAAGGAAGTCTTCAACAGTTGAAGGAAAGAGGCAAACAGACAGTTGGGAAAATGAGGTCAGGAGTGCTCAGAACGGGAGACGAAATGGCCAAAGACAATCCGAAATCGAGAAACGAGTCCATGCACGCGTAGGTGGACCTCAGATTACCTCAAGGAGTGATACAACAGATCATCAATTTAAGAATCATGGAATTGCATACCATACTGCCTCAAGGAGGCATGAATTAAGACTCACCACCACAGAGCTGACACATAGTAGTGGAACTGATACAATGGACATGATAAGGAATGGTAATttacctcatgaatattcaactcaaGGAGGAGCCAGTCACAGGAGAGCGAATTCAAAGGAGACATCAAAGATGGCAGAAGGAGTAAGGCATGAAAAGGATGGTAGGCTACACCTTGATAGTCCTGATGGCTATAGCCCTGGTGAAGTACCCAAAATGGAAATGATAATTCAGGatggaaaagagagagagaaagagaaggaagATTATCTTGAAGGATACTTTAATGGTAGGAGTACAATCGATGGTGATAGGCTGATTGAGCACACTAGGTACTTTACAAGCCAAGATGTGAAAGAAATAGACATTATTAATGGCAAGATTGTATTTGCAGATAATATAACAAGTCTTGATGAATTGAAAGAATTGAAGGAACAACATGATCATGTAAAGCAAGATGGTGACAAATCTGGAAGAAACAAAACCAAGGAAATGTTCCTTAGTGGCAGAGAGCAAACTGTCAATGACTCCAAGACATCAAAGATCAATCAAAGTTTAGACCGTTCCCCTGATCGAAGGTCCAATGGGGTCCACAAAGGTTTAAGCAAATTCCATGCAGATGAAAATGTTGTGCACGTACCAAGAAACATCCCTGACTCTCATGTTAATGGAAAGATTCAAAAGAAACCTGTTAGTAACTCCCCACCGATGAGAAGAAAAGTCAGTAGCAAGGAAGGGAATCGTGACAAGGTATTACCTGAAGAAAGACGGGAGGCAACACAGACCGACAGAGTCGTGAGAGAATCCGACGTAGAGAAAACTAAAAGGAAGATGGTAACGGATGCCTGCAGCAACTCTCAAAATAACGTTCAGATGGGTAATAATCTAAGATTGTCTGAAGGTTCGCCGTCAGTGGATATTGTCGATGAGTCAACCTCTGAAGGGTTTAGAGTACACGAGACCCATGAGAATGGCGGATGGTGTGAGTGCTGCTCGGTATCGGTCCAGAAACAGCTGTGGAGTCACAACGAATCTCAAGAACTCGAAGGTATCTCGATAGATGACAAACTGAGGTTGTACGACCATGTGGCTTCTACCGCTGACCCTCAGAGGAGATCTTCTCTTCAAATTGGATCTCCAAACTCTGTCAAGAAGAGAAACTTAAGACAAAGAAAATCTCTGCCCTGGCTTGCAGCTCCGAGATTTGACGATCAGGATGGGAAGGTGTTGGGAAGACAGTCGGTAGATACGACCACTGGACAGAAGGAAATGTTTGTTTCATCGGTGACGGTCAATATTAATGGTCATTCTATCAATAGGATCCCAAAGGATGAAGACGGAGAAGAGAAGAATGGAGAATCAGCCAAAACATTTGAGAAATTGATTCCTAAGAAAGCACCCTCTGAAGAAGATGGTGGTAGGGATGCTAATGTTGATGGTGTTGGTGGTGATGTAAGTAAACCACAAGATATTCCTCCAGCTAAAGACATAAACACGAATAGTAAAGACCATAAtctcaaacaaaagaaaagaaaacatagaCCAAGAAATGTCAACTCCCCAAATCAAAGTGAGGATGTCAGAGACAAAATGGAGAATGCATCCAAGAAACCATCATCTCCGGGGATGACTATTTATTCCACAGGGGGTTATGTACCGACAGTGTTCTCTCTGACACAGCTGCCTCTTCATGTAAACAGCGGTCAAGAAGCTAAGAGGGAACCTAAAAAGAGATCgctaaaagacaaaatgagCGAAAAGGGAATCGAGAGTTTACCATCTCCTAAAGGATTTCTGCAGAAATCTGGGATGTCGAAGAGAGGAGATGAAGAAGGAGTAAGAGGTAGTGACAAGAGGCAGAGAGAAACAACAACCTGGGCTGAAACAGCTCAGAGTAAAATGACGAAGGAAGAGCGTAATCTTAAAGACGCACGTAAGAATGGTTCAGGTGGTGATGGTGAAGAGGTTACTCCAACGAAAGCTGCTTTCTTTAGAGAGACACTGCAACCGGTCTCTAATCAGTGGCAGTATGTAACAATTGATGGCAGGTCACcggtgtcaaaggtcaaattaacACCGTCCGGAAGTGAATATGAGATCTCGACAGACAAGCAAACTGTCACGAATGGTCAAGATATCCAGGCTGACATGACAGGTTACAATGGTATCGGATACAGCCACGTTTCAAACAGTCTGAGACGCAACGATGATAACTTGGTTGATGTTAAAGTAGGTATGAAGGAAGAACGAGAAGCATTGGACCAAGATGAAGGAGATCTGAGGCGGAGAGAAAGTGAAATCAAAAGTAAAGATGGTAGGAAGGATAACGGCAGTCCAGGAGGGCAGGCTAGTATGACCTTTGAGAGGGTGATGAGAAATAAAATGGAAACCGAGGGCCTGGAACAAGATACGAGCAGAGGAATAGGCCCCATCAGTAGAACTGAGGAAGGGAAGGCGAAGGGTCGGAGCTCACCAAAACATCTCAGGAGGGAAATAGAAGATGATGTGGAATTGAATGGAAGCAGAGAATTAGTTAGAGGTAATATAGAAATAATAGTAGAAAGTTTAGAAACAGAAAATAGAAAGAGTCAGGATAACCAGATGTATGAGATTTGTGACGACGAGCAATCGTTAAAAGAAGAGAACAAAATCCAGGACAGGAGTCTAGATGTGGACTGGGCCGGGGAGGAGAGGAGACTGCTATCCCCGATACCGGAAGGGAGAACAGATGATGAAGTAGATGATGCGGGAGACAGGGATCCAAGAGATGATACCAGACCAAACTCGGCCTCGGAGAAAGCTAC TGTTAGCACTGAAGAGCCAGCAGTATCTAAAGCATGCACCACAAG CCATCTTCTTGTCAGAGCTCACCAGGAGCAGTTAGAGGAATTACAGCAGCTGTGTGACTCAGGATGGAGTATCATCAATAGATTACAACTAGGAGAATGG GATGTGTACAAGTACCTCACAGATAGCAATGACTTAATAGAAAGTCAGCAGAGATGTATAACAACGTTTAAAGATCAGCTTAGCATCTATACCCACTGCTCGACACCAGATAGTCCACTGAATAGAGAAGGGCCTGGAATAAGTTGA